The Sesamum indicum cultivar Zhongzhi No. 13 linkage group LG2, S_indicum_v1.0, whole genome shotgun sequence genome contains a region encoding:
- the LOC105155769 gene encoding uncharacterized protein LOC105155769 isoform X2, with protein MATTVLKTPPTFSVPAAYLCSTAAAGSTLKSHNLACVSFIPSRLPVARCRIHHTSYKRSSAKLPSRSAHKFLTFAADGETAEAQTETQEKDAVQGSESEPEIEGNTDGALDDDTSSESDNAVAGEPSSVVVASLNLYKEALANNDESKVAEVESFLKSIEDEKIGLERKVATLSEELSSERDRVLRISADFDNFRKRTERERLSLVTNAQGEVVESLLSVLDNFERAKAQIKVETEGEEKINNSYQSIYKQFSEILGSLGVVPVETVGKPFDPMASSRVGSKFSRVIDELFQKLYKVCSGFMKTWIRF; from the exons ATGGCCACCACCGTGCTCAAAACGCCACCTACCTTCAGCGTTCCGGCGGCATACCTTTGCAGTACCGCCGCCGCCGGTTCCACCCTCAAATCCCACAATTTAGCCTGCGTTTCCTTTATACCCAGTAGACTTCCTGTGGCAAGATGTCGGATTCACCACACGAGTTATAAGAGGAGTAGTGCCAAATTGCCTAGCCGCTCGGCTCACAAATTCTTGACCTTTGCTGCTGATGGAGAAACTGCGGAGGCCCAAACCGAGACCCAGGAGAAAGACGCGGTTCAAGGATCCGAATCCGAACCCGAAATTGAG GGGAACACAGACGGTGCACTTGATGACGACACTTCAAGTGAGAGTGATAATGCAGTTGCAGGAGAACCTAGTTCTGTGGTTGTAGCTTCTTTAAACTTATACAAGGAGGCTTTAGCAAATAATGATGAGTCAAAAGTTGCTGAAGTAGAATCATTTCTTAAATCCATTGAAGATGAGAAAATTGGTCTTGAGAGGAAAGTTGCCACTTTATCTGAAGAATTATCATCTGAGAGGGATCGGGTTCTTAGAATTAGTGCGGACTTTGACAATTTCCGTAAGAGGACAGAGAGAGAACGGCTGTCGCTGGTGACAAATGCGCAAGGAGAAGTTGTTGAAAGTTTGTTATCTGTTTTAGATAATTTTGAGCGAGCCAAAGCCCAGATCAAAGTGGAAACTGAAGGAGAGGAGAAGATCAACAACAGTTATCAGAGTATATACAAGCAGTTTTCGGAGATTCTGGGATCCCTTGGCGTTGTTCCTGTGGAGACAGTGGGTAAACCATTTGATCCCATG GCAAGCTCCCGAGTTGGCTCGAAATTCAGTCGAGTAATTGATGAACTCTTTCAAAAGCTGTATAAAGTTTGTTCAGGTTTTATGAAGACCTGGATACGCTTTTAA
- the LOC105155769 gene encoding uncharacterized protein LOC105155769 isoform X1: protein MATTVLKTPPTFSVPAAYLCSTAAAGSTLKSHNLACVSFIPSRLPVARCRIHHTSYKRSSAKLPSRSAHKFLTFAADGETAEAQTETQEKDAVQGSESEPEIEGNTDGALDDDTSSESDNAVAGEPSSVVVASLNLYKEALANNDESKVAEVESFLKSIEDEKIGLERKVATLSEELSSERDRVLRISADFDNFRKRTERERLSLVTNAQGEVVESLLSVLDNFERAKAQIKVETEGEEKINNSYQSIYKQFSEILGSLGVVPVETVGKPFDPMLHEAIMREDSTEYEDGIIIEEYRKGFLLGERLLRPSMVKVSAGPGPAKPETGGQSEVQEEVNENGGGEGSSETTGPEE from the exons ATGGCCACCACCGTGCTCAAAACGCCACCTACCTTCAGCGTTCCGGCGGCATACCTTTGCAGTACCGCCGCCGCCGGTTCCACCCTCAAATCCCACAATTTAGCCTGCGTTTCCTTTATACCCAGTAGACTTCCTGTGGCAAGATGTCGGATTCACCACACGAGTTATAAGAGGAGTAGTGCCAAATTGCCTAGCCGCTCGGCTCACAAATTCTTGACCTTTGCTGCTGATGGAGAAACTGCGGAGGCCCAAACCGAGACCCAGGAGAAAGACGCGGTTCAAGGATCCGAATCCGAACCCGAAATTGAG GGGAACACAGACGGTGCACTTGATGACGACACTTCAAGTGAGAGTGATAATGCAGTTGCAGGAGAACCTAGTTCTGTGGTTGTAGCTTCTTTAAACTTATACAAGGAGGCTTTAGCAAATAATGATGAGTCAAAAGTTGCTGAAGTAGAATCATTTCTTAAATCCATTGAAGATGAGAAAATTGGTCTTGAGAGGAAAGTTGCCACTTTATCTGAAGAATTATCATCTGAGAGGGATCGGGTTCTTAGAATTAGTGCGGACTTTGACAATTTCCGTAAGAGGACAGAGAGAGAACGGCTGTCGCTGGTGACAAATGCGCAAGGAGAAGTTGTTGAAAGTTTGTTATCTGTTTTAGATAATTTTGAGCGAGCCAAAGCCCAGATCAAAGTGGAAACTGAAGGAGAGGAGAAGATCAACAACAGTTATCAGAGTATATACAAGCAGTTTTCGGAGATTCTGGGATCCCTTGGCGTTGTTCCTGTGGAGACAGTGGGTAAACCATTTGATCCCATG CTGCATGAAGCTATAATGCGTGAAGATTCCACAGAGTATGAGGATGGTATTATTATTGAAGAATACAGGAAGGGCTTCCTACTCGGTGAGAGACTCTTGCGACCGTCGATGGTGAAAGTATCCGCTGGTCCTGGACCTGCGAAACCTGAAACTGGGGGTCAATCAGAAGTTCAAGAGGAAGTCAATGAAAATGGTGGAGGAGAGGGTAGCTCAGAAACCACAGGTCCTGAGGAATAG
- the LOC105155771 gene encoding probable ADP-ribosylation factor GTPase-activating protein AGD14 isoform X1, producing the protein MSSKREEERNEKIIRGLMKLPPNRRCINCNSLGPQYVCTNFWTFVCTTCSGIHREFTHRVKSVSMAKFTFQEVDALQKGGNQRARELFLKAWDLQRNRLPDNSNVDKVREFIKNVYVDKKYSVQKSSDKPPRDPQSLRSHEDETRRASSYHSYSQSPPYDFQYEERRYGKHGPTLTRPGSDRGFYEGKLASFLSPTHLNDEKFANEGSYPRISDYSVSGGGDPFRSDVLSPSSWKESGSPFSETSRDISGEVPQVDSFQRNSDENSRSNGGRIRHPQRTASSGSFGSFDSSSMSFRSVNSLGLPEVGSEPAQSAVISHEKSSSFQSLPQSSGSMTFDGLDLFSAPFAPQNGTVTSPTGSNSQLPQSSLAESVNVVQQSPISSVPLFTEQQSSQIPEPLPLDLFVALSQQHSAVSSHGKASDAVIPNSGGWATFDMPLNVLPMGTETASAAAVPSSNGNNLGNLNPFSIDQNSSYEGPTGHEPPSSMHTFGHENSQNIEATINNTHFWNAFDDSAGGQPIQDVLKINGQTAVHCTSDADKSLGSGVYEANDGTVRTADVAEPPSSSLSSDFSMALNDFPMVAAVAGTHPFAIDNKPTNPFDLPFDPDMESSNMSQFWNMSSLQAALPSTQTPTSYVGGVEESWFPQNSVSSYVPGGVSFDPTSVPLGFIAGQAASAPVQTIHTQGPVASVGGNPFA; encoded by the exons ATGAGTAGCAAAAGAGAAGAGGAGAGAAACGAGAAGATTATAAGGGGTCTTATGAAGCTCCCTCCCAATCGACGATGCATCAACTGCAACAGCTTG GGCCCTCAATATGTGTGCACGAACTTTTGGACGTTTGTTTGTACTACATGCAGTGGAATACA TCGTGAGTTCACACATCGTGTTAAGTCGGTTTCCATGGCTAAGTTTACTTTCCAAGAAGTAGATGCTCTTCAAAAAGGTGGTAACCAG CGTGCAAGGGAGTTATTTTTGAAGGCCTGGGATCTGCAAAGGAATAGACTTCCAGATAATAG CAACGTTGATAAAGTTCGTGAGTTCATAAAGAATGTCTAtgtagataaaaaatattctgtGCAGAAGTCATCTGATAAACCTCCAAGAGATCCACAG AGCTTAAGAAGCCATGAAGATGAGACGAGGCGAGCAAGCTCATATCATTCTTATTCTCAAAGTCCGCCATATGATTTTCAGTATGAAGAACGACGATACGGGAAACATGGACCTACACTCACTAGACCTGGTTCAGATCGAGGATTTTATGAGGGAAAGCTCGCTAGTTTTTTAAGTCCCACTCATTTAAATGACGAGAAGTTTGCAAATGAGGGATCTTATCCCAGAATCTCAGATTATTCTGTTTCTGGTGGAGGTGATCCTTTCAGATCTGATGTTTTATCACCCAGCTCTTGGAAAGAGAGTGGAAGCCCCTTTAGTGAAACTTCAAGAGATATCTCGGGTGAAGTTCCACAGGTTGATTCATTTCAACGTAATTCAGATGAAAATAGCAGAAGTAATGGGGGAAGAATACGGCATCCCCAG AGAACTGCATCTTCAGGAAGCTTTGGATCATTTGACAGCAGTTCCATGTCTTTCAGATCAGTAAATTCTCTGGGCTTGCCTGAAGTTGGTTCTGAACCTGCTCAATCTGCTGTGATTTCCCATGAAAAGTCTTCATCTTTCCAATCTCTACCACAATCTTCAGGTTCCATGACCTTTGATGGCTTGGACCTCTTCAGCGCACCTTTTGCACCACAAAATGGCACTGTTACATCTCCAACTGGTAGTAATTCTCAATTGCCTCAGTCATCGTTGGCTGAATCTGTTAATGTAGTCCAACAATCTCCTATTTCTTCAGTCCCACTATTCACTGAGCAACAATCATCACAAATCCCAGAACCTTTGCCACTAGACTTGTTTGTGGCCCTGTCTCAGCAACATTCGGCTGTATCTTCTCATGGAAAGGCTTCTGATGCCGTAATCCCAAACAGTGGAGGATGGGCAACATTTGATATGCCTTTGAATGTGTTGCCTATGGGTACAGAAACTGCTTCCGCTGCTGCAGTGCCATCTTCTAATGGAAATAACTTAGGAAACTTAAATCCATTTTCAATTGATCAGAATTCTTCCTATGAAGGTCCTACTGGTCATGAACCTCCTTCATCAATGCATACTTTTGGGCatgaaaattcacaaaatattgAAGCCACTATAAATAACACGCAC TTCTGGAACGCATTTGATGATTCTGCTGGAGGACAACCCATCCAGGATGTGCTAAAAATTAATGGACAGACCGCAGTGCACTGTACTTCTGATGCTGATAAATCTCTTGGTTCTGGTGTATATGAG GCTAATGATGGCACTGTAAGAACTGCAGATGTGGCTGAACCTCCATCATCTAGCTTATCATCAGATTTCAGTATGGCACTGAATGATTTCCCCATGGTTGCTGCAGTG GCTGGCACACACCCATTTGCAATTGATAATAAGCCTACCAATCCATTTGATCTGCCCTTTGATCCGGACATGGAATCCAGCAATATG TCTCAGTTCTGGAACATGAGCTCTTTGCAAGCTGCTTTGCCGAGCACCCAGACGCCGACTTCCTATGTTGGTGGAGTAGAAGAATCATGGTTTCCCCAAAATTCAGTTTCATCCTATGTCCCTGGTGGAGTTTCATTTGATCCAACAAGTG TCCCTTTGGGATTCATAGCGGGCCAAGCAGCAAGTGCCCCAGTGCA GACCATCCACACCCAAGGCCCTGTTGCATCTGTCGGAGGAAATCCTTTTGCATAG
- the LOC105155771 gene encoding probable ADP-ribosylation factor GTPase-activating protein AGD14 isoform X2, with amino-acid sequence MSSKREEERNEKIIRGLMKLPPNRRCINCNSLGPQYVCTNFWTFVCTTCSGIHREFTHRVKSVSMAKFTFQEVDALQKGGNQRARELFLKAWDLQRNRLPDNSNVDKVREFIKNVYVDKKYSVQKSSDKPPRDPQSLRSHEDETRRASSYHSYSQSPPYDFQYEERRYGKHGPTLTRPGSDRGFYEGKLASFLSPTHLNDEKFANEGSYPRISDYSVSGGGDPFRSDVLSPSSWKESGSPFSETSRDISGEVPQVDSFQRNSDENSRSNGGRIRHPQRTASSGSFGSFDSSSMSFRSVNSLGLPEVGSEPAQSAVISHEKSSSFQSLPQSSGSMTFDGLDLFSAPFAPQNGTVTSPTGSNSQLPQSSLAESVNVVQQSPISSVPLFTEQQSSQIPEPLPLDLFVALSQQHSAVSSHGKASDAVIPNSGGWATFDMPLNVLPMGTETASAAAVPSSNGNNLGNLNPFSIDQNSSYEGPTGHEPPSSMHTFGHENSQNIEATINNTHFWNAFDDSAGGQPIQDVLKINGQTAVHCTSDADKSLGSGVYEANDGTVRTADVAEPPSSSLSSDFSMALNDFPMVAAVAGTHPFAIDNKPTNPFDLPFDPDMESSNMGPGFL; translated from the exons ATGAGTAGCAAAAGAGAAGAGGAGAGAAACGAGAAGATTATAAGGGGTCTTATGAAGCTCCCTCCCAATCGACGATGCATCAACTGCAACAGCTTG GGCCCTCAATATGTGTGCACGAACTTTTGGACGTTTGTTTGTACTACATGCAGTGGAATACA TCGTGAGTTCACACATCGTGTTAAGTCGGTTTCCATGGCTAAGTTTACTTTCCAAGAAGTAGATGCTCTTCAAAAAGGTGGTAACCAG CGTGCAAGGGAGTTATTTTTGAAGGCCTGGGATCTGCAAAGGAATAGACTTCCAGATAATAG CAACGTTGATAAAGTTCGTGAGTTCATAAAGAATGTCTAtgtagataaaaaatattctgtGCAGAAGTCATCTGATAAACCTCCAAGAGATCCACAG AGCTTAAGAAGCCATGAAGATGAGACGAGGCGAGCAAGCTCATATCATTCTTATTCTCAAAGTCCGCCATATGATTTTCAGTATGAAGAACGACGATACGGGAAACATGGACCTACACTCACTAGACCTGGTTCAGATCGAGGATTTTATGAGGGAAAGCTCGCTAGTTTTTTAAGTCCCACTCATTTAAATGACGAGAAGTTTGCAAATGAGGGATCTTATCCCAGAATCTCAGATTATTCTGTTTCTGGTGGAGGTGATCCTTTCAGATCTGATGTTTTATCACCCAGCTCTTGGAAAGAGAGTGGAAGCCCCTTTAGTGAAACTTCAAGAGATATCTCGGGTGAAGTTCCACAGGTTGATTCATTTCAACGTAATTCAGATGAAAATAGCAGAAGTAATGGGGGAAGAATACGGCATCCCCAG AGAACTGCATCTTCAGGAAGCTTTGGATCATTTGACAGCAGTTCCATGTCTTTCAGATCAGTAAATTCTCTGGGCTTGCCTGAAGTTGGTTCTGAACCTGCTCAATCTGCTGTGATTTCCCATGAAAAGTCTTCATCTTTCCAATCTCTACCACAATCTTCAGGTTCCATGACCTTTGATGGCTTGGACCTCTTCAGCGCACCTTTTGCACCACAAAATGGCACTGTTACATCTCCAACTGGTAGTAATTCTCAATTGCCTCAGTCATCGTTGGCTGAATCTGTTAATGTAGTCCAACAATCTCCTATTTCTTCAGTCCCACTATTCACTGAGCAACAATCATCACAAATCCCAGAACCTTTGCCACTAGACTTGTTTGTGGCCCTGTCTCAGCAACATTCGGCTGTATCTTCTCATGGAAAGGCTTCTGATGCCGTAATCCCAAACAGTGGAGGATGGGCAACATTTGATATGCCTTTGAATGTGTTGCCTATGGGTACAGAAACTGCTTCCGCTGCTGCAGTGCCATCTTCTAATGGAAATAACTTAGGAAACTTAAATCCATTTTCAATTGATCAGAATTCTTCCTATGAAGGTCCTACTGGTCATGAACCTCCTTCATCAATGCATACTTTTGGGCatgaaaattcacaaaatattgAAGCCACTATAAATAACACGCAC TTCTGGAACGCATTTGATGATTCTGCTGGAGGACAACCCATCCAGGATGTGCTAAAAATTAATGGACAGACCGCAGTGCACTGTACTTCTGATGCTGATAAATCTCTTGGTTCTGGTGTATATGAG GCTAATGATGGCACTGTAAGAACTGCAGATGTGGCTGAACCTCCATCATCTAGCTTATCATCAGATTTCAGTATGGCACTGAATGATTTCCCCATGGTTGCTGCAGTG GCTGGCACACACCCATTTGCAATTGATAATAAGCCTACCAATCCATTTGATCTGCCCTTTGATCCGGACATGGAATCCAGCAATATG GGACCTGGTTTTCTGTAG